In Centropristis striata isolate RG_2023a ecotype Rhode Island chromosome 1, C.striata_1.0, whole genome shotgun sequence, one DNA window encodes the following:
- the LOC131960242 gene encoding early growth response protein 1-B, with the protein MLNNMDLNAKDSFYPQFENCNSSSLGMENSVRKDNQEVYVDAERGVPAQFGHEGTPATLKTEASNSEFAFNPCECPKDTYTPSSLAYSGSFYVEASQGAPCSTETLLNMITEIVGISTLPLSEVQHSGNSRGTYPSPAPMDSSNGNFGDPGVKRQSYTCSGPTPPVYSPDQTCPRYSDDQAGSQAQDPSTSQLSFGSSRAPNQKKDEPKSEAASFPVVVKNEFESSCYEWGTFNKSGCLETTFQTETFPMSSDFPPDQQMDVKELLDTFPPICPNPEMEFKVEGGIKQEPCFSDTCSQSYSSPLYNNYLPPPPMGLSSNLKPFPEPPQPSNQCDSLYTSPALPSTIDSILYSSLLPDSFAQSYTTRATKPPRARKSPAASHGPAKEKPFTCPMESCDRRFSRSDELNRHIRIHTGHKPFQCRICLRSFSRSDHLTTHTRTHTGEKPFSCDVCGKRFARSDERKRHGRVHLKQKEKMEIKPQVTTGAWTFTLPEGI; encoded by the exons ATGTTGAACAATATGGATTTGAATGCGAAAGATTCTTTTTACCCTCAGTTTGAGAATTGCAACAGTTCTTCTCTGGGAATGGAAAACAGCGTGCGGAAAGATAACCAGGAGGTGTATGTCGATGCAGAGCGGGGGGTACCTGCCCAGTTTGGCCACG AAGGAACCCCTGCAACCCTCAAAACCGAAGCCTCCAACTCGGAATTTGCTTTTAACCCCTGCGAGTGCCCAAAAGACACCTACACCCCCTCATCGCTCGCCTACTCTGGCAGTTTCTATGTTGAGGCATCTCAGGGAGCGCCGTGCAGCACCGAAACACTTCTCAATATGATCACTGAGATCGTGGGTATATCCACACTGCCACTTTCAGAAGTGCAACACAGCGGCAACAGCCGGGGAACTTATCCATCGCCTGCGCCGATGGACAGCAGCAATGGCAATTTTGGAGACCCCGGCGTCAAAAGGCAATCCTACACCTGCTCCGGACCTACTCCCCCTGTGTACTCTCCAGACCAGACGTGCCCGAGGTACTCCGATGATCAGGCCGGCAGCCAGGCCCAAGACCCGTCCACTTCCCAGCTGAGCTTCGGCTCCTCCCGAGCGCCAAACCAGAAGAAGGATGAACCAAAGTCAGAGGCTGCTTCTTTCCCTGTCGTGGTCAAGAATGAGTTTGAAAGCAGCTGCTACGAGTGGGGGACATTTAATAAATCTGGCTGTTTGGAGACGACTTTCCAGACTGAAACCTTCCCAATGTCGAGCGATTTCCCCCCTGACCAGCAAATGGATGTTAAGGAACTTTTAGATACATTTCCCCCAATTTGTCCCAACCCAGAGATGGAGTTTAAAGTGGAGGGAGGTATCAAACAGGAACCGTGTTTCTCTGACACCTGTTCTCAGAGCTACTCCAGCCCCCTGTACAATAATTACCTCCCACCCCCTCCGATGGGCCTCTCCTCCAACCTGAAACCCTTCCCCGAGCCTCCACAGCCATCTAATCAGTGTGATTCCTTATACACATCACCAGCTTTACCGAGCACCATAGACTCCATCCTGTACTCTTCCTTGTTGCCAGATTCTTTCGCCCAAAGTTACACCACCCGTGCGACGAAACCTCCCAGGGCCAGGAAGAGCCCGGCCGCCTCTCACGGCCCAGCCAAAGAGAAACCCTTCACCTGCCCCATGGAGAGCTGCGACCGGCGCTTCTCTCGCTCGGACGAGCTCAACCGGCACATCCGCATCCACACGGGCCACAAACCTTTCCAGTGCCGCATCTGTTTGCGCAGTTTCAGCCGTAGCGATCACCTTACCACCCACACCAGGACTCACACCGGGGAGAAGCCGTTCTCCTGCGACGTCTGCGGCAAACGGTTCGCCCGGAGCGACGAGAGGAAACGGCACGGACGAGTACACCTGAAACAGAAggagaaaatggaaataaagcCACAGGTGACCACCGGCGCATGGACTTTCACTCTTCCCGAGGGAATTTGA